A window of the Tropheryma whipplei str. Twist genome harbors these coding sequences:
- a CDS encoding GuaB3 family IMP dehydrogenase-related protein, with translation MEVGFSRNARRAFSLDEVAVVPSRRTRHSSEVSIEWKMDAFSFDTPIISSPADSVVSPSTIVELSEFGCLGILDLEGVWTRYENPEPVLREISALPEEKACLGLQKIYSEPIKRHLLERRLQELRDAGVIVAGCLSPQTTNALYKSVISAGVDIFVIRGGTVSAEHVSKSDNVLNLKRFIYELDVPVMVGGVATYTAALHMMRTGAAGVLVGFGGCAGSTNHASLGIKVPMATAIADVAAARKDYLDESGGRYVQVIADGSMNTSGMAVNALALGADAVMMGTPLVRSTTSPGFGYHWGREAHHMTLPRGRRAYIGQTASLQEIIQGPGHSPDGTVNFAGAIRRAVALAGFQDLKNFQRVEMVVIQDQRRCCA, from the coding sequence ATGGAAGTCGGTTTTTCCAGAAATGCCAGAAGAGCTTTTTCGCTCGATGAAGTTGCTGTTGTTCCGAGCAGGCGTACCCGTCACTCTAGTGAGGTATCAATCGAGTGGAAGATGGATGCTTTCTCTTTTGACACACCGATTATTTCTTCTCCAGCGGACTCTGTTGTCTCACCAAGCACGATTGTTGAACTGTCCGAATTTGGCTGTCTTGGTATTTTGGATCTCGAAGGTGTTTGGACACGTTACGAGAATCCAGAACCTGTCCTGCGCGAGATTTCTGCACTGCCGGAGGAAAAAGCGTGTCTTGGCCTTCAGAAAATATACTCGGAGCCAATTAAACGGCACCTACTGGAAAGGCGCTTGCAGGAGCTTCGCGATGCAGGGGTGATTGTTGCAGGTTGCCTTTCTCCGCAAACCACAAATGCGCTTTACAAGAGTGTAATCTCAGCGGGCGTAGATATTTTTGTCATTCGTGGGGGCACTGTATCCGCTGAACATGTTTCAAAGAGTGACAATGTTCTAAACCTGAAGAGGTTTATATACGAGCTAGATGTTCCAGTTATGGTGGGCGGTGTTGCAACCTATACTGCGGCCTTGCACATGATGCGCACCGGCGCGGCCGGGGTTTTGGTCGGTTTTGGCGGATGCGCAGGATCAACGAACCATGCTTCACTTGGAATAAAGGTGCCTATGGCAACTGCAATAGCAGATGTTGCAGCGGCAAGAAAAGATTATTTGGATGAATCTGGAGGGCGATATGTTCAAGTAATTGCCGACGGGAGCATGAACACCAGCGGTATGGCTGTGAATGCATTAGCTCTCGGTGCTGATGCGGTAATGATGGGAACTCCACTTGTACGCTCGACAACCTCTCCGGGATTCGGGTACCACTGGGGTAGAGAGGCCCATCACATGACTTTACCGAGGGGTCGACGCGCCTACATAGGGCAAACTGCCTCTTTGCAGGAGATTATCCAGGGCCCGGGACATTCCCCAGATGGAACGGTAAATTTTGCAGGAGCAATTCGACGAGCGGTTGCACTGGCTGGCTTTCAAGATCTGAAGAATTTTCAGCGGGTCGAGATGGTTGTTATACAGGACCAACGACGGTGTTGTGCCTAG
- a CDS encoding cell division protein PerM encodes MKVLPLLFVTALDACFAVVTPILIPLVVLLVSWIFSDNLYGPFSYRLEGALAIWGAGFGVPVRVLRPLEFSVSVIPLSMTLVTMLISLRLARRCVLFGRRILLFVIASIAYVITAMVILSFVHWELVTLDPVKVIFFGLFLYISFALLASEILINRNHSRIVTPIIRLHAPKWLRELAGLSMRCAIMLLLLQLSLASMVFAGLQFLHTFDTVQIYNSMHAGIVGLISITLLQLAFLPNFLIWIISWQVGAGFYIGGLHFGGFSIDHGDYSLPLVPVFASLPAQNFPLMGNIILTTVCVIPVGIWLMKNRSISFSFGWKLVIGFSGVVLATLSLVFLSYLSGGSISPRQSVGIDLLLLFLLSFADIFCGVLVGVVIGIIFKPYTAYERIKTPRVWEYLAHLPSRASSLLPIFGRPNANKASVSKASVSKTTELNTGNTPETSGRSVFTAVYFWRTICRVCHVKRLWGKQSKVDPAIKGKSRNKPGLGVPRMKDLE; translated from the coding sequence GTGAAAGTATTACCGCTACTCTTTGTAACTGCACTTGATGCATGCTTTGCTGTTGTAACACCGATCTTAATTCCCCTTGTGGTTCTGTTGGTAAGTTGGATCTTTTCAGATAATCTCTATGGTCCATTTTCATATCGCTTGGAAGGTGCGCTTGCAATATGGGGTGCAGGTTTTGGAGTTCCCGTTAGAGTTCTTCGCCCCCTTGAGTTTTCCGTCAGCGTTATTCCGTTGAGCATGACACTTGTCACGATGCTGATTTCCTTGCGCCTCGCAAGACGCTGTGTATTATTTGGGAGAAGGATTTTACTTTTTGTTATTGCATCCATTGCCTATGTCATAACCGCGATGGTGATTCTAAGCTTTGTTCATTGGGAACTTGTAACACTTGACCCAGTGAAAGTTATTTTTTTTGGACTCTTTCTTTATATATCTTTTGCGCTTTTAGCAAGTGAGATTCTCATAAACAGAAATCATTCCAGAATTGTCACCCCAATCATCCGGTTGCATGCACCGAAATGGCTCAGAGAGCTAGCGGGCCTTAGTATGCGCTGCGCAATTATGCTTCTTCTTTTGCAGCTGTCTCTTGCAAGCATGGTTTTTGCCGGTTTGCAGTTTTTGCATACTTTTGATACGGTGCAGATCTATAACAGTATGCATGCGGGAATAGTTGGTCTAATCAGTATTACCCTTTTACAACTCGCCTTCTTGCCAAACTTTTTGATATGGATAATCTCTTGGCAGGTGGGTGCTGGGTTTTATATTGGCGGTCTTCACTTTGGTGGTTTTTCAATTGACCATGGTGATTATTCCTTGCCACTGGTTCCAGTATTTGCCTCGCTGCCGGCACAAAATTTTCCTTTGATGGGAAATATTATCCTAACTACTGTTTGTGTTATTCCGGTTGGTATTTGGCTTATGAAAAACCGAAGCATATCTTTTAGTTTTGGCTGGAAGCTGGTTATTGGATTTTCTGGCGTTGTATTAGCAACTCTTAGTCTGGTTTTTCTGAGCTATCTGAGTGGGGGGTCAATTAGCCCTCGTCAATCAGTCGGGATTGATCTTTTGCTACTGTTCCTTCTCTCATTTGCAGATATTTTCTGCGGTGTTCTTGTTGGTGTTGTTATAGGAATAATTTTCAAGCCATACACAGCATATGAGAGGATTAAAACTCCACGGGTTTGGGAATACCTTGCCCATTTACCGTCGAGGGCTTCAAGCCTCCTGCCAATTTTTGGCCGCCCCAATGCAAACAAAGCGTCAGTAAGCAAGGCGTCAGTAAGCAAAACAACTGAATTGAATACAGGTAATACCCCCGAGACTTCAGGGCGGTCTGTGTTTACTGCAGTGTATTTCTGGCGAACAATTTGCAGGGTGTGTCATGTGAAAAGATTGTGGGGCAAACAATCAAAAGTAGACCCAGCGATCAAAGGTAAAAGTCGTAATAAACCCGGGCTTGGCGTTCCAAGAATGAAAGACCTTGAGTGA
- a CDS encoding SURF1 family cytochrome oxidase biogenesis protein gives MPRTYFKVSSLLLLAPFLLVSFCFVYLGFWQLSRSYSPQDDPGTGIVTDFSVHTHILHGQRIALEGQLIPEDTLIVSDRYEKGESTWWLVARYNTPNGALPTVLGYGDRNAVATACSHLKQTKVVASQKISGRFYYDEPPDSLKLPESGTLNRMSSAAMINMWRKFSDPRVFSGFIVLDDPPGLGLGRVSILPGQPARINWLNIFYAVEWFLFAGFCLYVWFYLVRTPEIESCAKRD, from the coding sequence GTGCCTAGGACATATTTCAAGGTCTCCAGTCTATTACTCCTGGCGCCATTTCTTTTGGTTTCATTTTGTTTTGTTTACCTTGGGTTTTGGCAACTTTCGCGCTCATATTCGCCTCAAGATGATCCGGGAACAGGTATAGTCACAGATTTTTCGGTACATACACATATCTTGCACGGACAGCGGATTGCCTTAGAGGGTCAACTTATCCCAGAAGATACTCTTATTGTGTCCGATAGATATGAAAAGGGTGAGTCAACCTGGTGGCTTGTTGCAAGGTACAATACCCCAAATGGAGCTTTACCGACGGTGTTGGGGTATGGAGACCGTAATGCTGTGGCCACCGCATGTTCACACTTGAAGCAGACCAAGGTTGTCGCTTCGCAGAAGATATCGGGTCGTTTTTATTACGATGAACCACCCGACTCTTTGAAGCTGCCTGAATCAGGCACGTTAAACAGGATGTCTTCTGCGGCCATGATAAATATGTGGCGCAAATTTTCTGATCCAAGAGTTTTTTCTGGTTTTATTGTTCTGGACGACCCGCCTGGGTTAGGCTTGGGGAGAGTGTCGATTCTGCCCGGGCAGCCCGCTCGAATAAATTGGCTGAATATTTTTTATGCTGTAGAGTGGTTCCTGTTTGCCGGGTTTTGCCTGTATGTGTGGTTTTATTTAGTCAGGACCCCTGAGATTGAGAGTTGCGCAAAAAGAGACTGA
- a CDS encoding ATP-dependent helicase produces the protein MTIPADLLKGLNPQQVEGVCYRGPTLLISAGAGSGKTKVLTHRIAGFLATGEASCDQILAITFTNKAASEMRHRTGDLVGLSVRDMQISTFHSVCVRILRECVGHLGKAKNFTIYDAADQRAIIKQICQSTDTFGLTASMVASQIGLLKNQMHTPDTYSRCLASNSTNGNSVTSITLQREQFILHVFRRYQEILKEANAFDFDDLISETVFLLQKSPEISAMYRNRWKYLLVDEYQDTNHAQYRLILELTKGDKSDMSLTAVGDSDQSIYAFRGADIANIVNFENDFPDCHTILLEQNYRSCQNILLAANALISNNQNRKDKNLWSELGAGEKVIAYCASSAEEEGRFVADRVRHLVDQGESLSDIAVFYRSNTQSRVIEESLIRQSIPYRVVGGTKFYERAEIKDILAYLTVIVNPDDTLALRRILNVPKRGVGTVSENRLVEFASARGITLMQALSRIDEINIQPSAKSALRDLFYLLNRFAGSSMPANELLDDLLKATDLLSRFNNTDDPQNEARKINIGDFVDSVEDFAKENPGGTLSDFMTNIALMTSYDQSDDAPGQITLMTLHMAKGLEFDFVFLTGLEEGILPHEMSLKEKNGIEEERRLAYVGMTRAKKVLHLSFSSYRKRYTDGVRLPSRFWDEIPQHLLRWHSRFTHKRFTGPLYGFTARPAGESRQSVHVLKNRYPRESFSISDSVKHSVFGVGTVVDVLGLGPKQIIVVEFADKRRSLLASIAPIVKCKQ, from the coding sequence ATGACAATTCCGGCCGATTTACTCAAGGGTTTGAACCCCCAGCAGGTGGAGGGTGTCTGCTATAGGGGGCCAACCCTTCTTATTTCCGCTGGCGCCGGCAGTGGTAAGACTAAGGTGCTGACCCATAGGATTGCCGGATTTCTGGCAACAGGTGAAGCATCCTGTGACCAGATATTGGCGATTACATTCACAAATAAGGCTGCATCTGAAATGCGCCATCGCACCGGGGATCTTGTCGGATTATCCGTCAGAGATATGCAGATATCTACCTTCCATTCAGTCTGTGTGAGAATTCTTCGTGAATGTGTCGGGCATCTAGGCAAGGCAAAGAATTTCACGATATATGATGCTGCAGACCAGCGTGCGATTATCAAACAAATCTGTCAGTCTACGGATACTTTTGGACTAACGGCAAGCATGGTTGCCTCGCAAATAGGTCTGTTGAAAAACCAAATGCATACCCCAGACACCTATTCGCGCTGTCTTGCCTCAAATTCCACTAATGGCAATTCGGTAACTTCGATTACCTTACAGAGAGAACAGTTTATCCTGCACGTTTTTAGGCGCTACCAGGAGATTCTGAAAGAGGCAAATGCCTTTGACTTTGATGATCTTATTTCCGAAACAGTTTTTTTACTCCAGAAATCCCCGGAGATTTCTGCAATGTATAGAAACCGCTGGAAGTATCTTTTGGTAGACGAATATCAGGATACAAACCATGCCCAGTATAGGCTTATTCTTGAGCTGACAAAAGGTGATAAAAGCGACATGTCTCTGACAGCTGTCGGTGATTCAGATCAGAGCATATACGCTTTCCGGGGTGCTGATATTGCCAATATAGTGAATTTCGAAAACGATTTCCCGGACTGTCACACAATCTTATTGGAGCAGAATTACCGCTCTTGCCAGAATATTCTTTTAGCTGCCAATGCGCTTATTTCAAATAATCAGAATCGTAAGGATAAAAACCTGTGGAGCGAGCTAGGTGCCGGCGAGAAGGTTATTGCATACTGTGCATCTTCCGCAGAAGAAGAGGGGCGTTTTGTTGCAGATAGGGTGCGCCATCTGGTCGATCAAGGTGAGAGCTTGTCTGATATAGCGGTTTTTTACCGATCCAATACTCAGAGCAGAGTAATAGAAGAATCGCTCATCAGGCAATCAATTCCATACAGAGTTGTTGGCGGGACAAAATTTTATGAACGCGCTGAAATAAAAGATATTCTGGCGTATCTGACAGTAATTGTCAATCCAGACGATACGCTGGCTCTCAGGCGTATTCTAAATGTTCCAAAGCGTGGTGTCGGAACGGTATCAGAGAATAGGCTTGTTGAATTTGCCAGTGCTAGAGGCATAACACTTATGCAGGCACTTTCTCGCATTGATGAAATTAACATTCAGCCATCTGCCAAATCAGCCCTTCGGGATCTCTTTTACTTATTAAATCGCTTTGCCGGATCTAGTATGCCGGCCAATGAACTGCTCGACGACCTGCTAAAAGCTACAGACCTTCTAAGTCGATTCAACAACACTGATGATCCTCAAAATGAGGCTAGAAAGATCAATATTGGGGACTTTGTAGATTCGGTTGAGGATTTCGCAAAAGAAAACCCCGGAGGCACTCTATCTGACTTTATGACAAATATTGCACTTATGACATCCTACGATCAGTCTGATGACGCACCGGGCCAGATTACCCTCATGACCTTACATATGGCAAAGGGTCTTGAATTTGATTTTGTGTTTCTAACTGGTCTGGAAGAGGGTATCCTTCCTCACGAAATGTCTCTTAAAGAGAAGAATGGCATAGAAGAAGAGCGTAGACTTGCCTATGTTGGTATGACGCGCGCAAAAAAAGTTCTTCACCTTTCTTTTAGTAGCTACCGAAAACGATACACAGATGGGGTGCGCTTGCCGAGTCGTTTTTGGGATGAAATTCCTCAGCATCTCCTGCGGTGGCACAGTCGGTTTACACACAAGAGATTTACCGGTCCCCTGTACGGGTTTACAGCGCGTCCCGCAGGGGAGTCACGGCAATCAGTGCATGTTTTGAAAAACCGATACCCCCGTGAGAGTTTTTCTATTTCGGATAGTGTAAAGCATTCCGTTTTTGGTGTTGGAACGGTGGTTGATGTTCTTGGTTTGGGCCCAAAACAGATAATTGTTGTTGAATTTGCTGATAAACGCCGCAGTTTGCTCGCGAGTATTGCACCCATTGTAAAATGCAAACAATAG
- the guaA gene encoding glutamine-hydrolyzing GMP synthase: MRPVLVVDFGSQYSQLVVRAIRECGYYAEFASPSISAAECLALSPIAIFLSGGPASAYKDNAPKLDEEILNCGIPVFGICYGFQLLAQAFGGSVKKANAPEYGPADITIVNKAFFSGQPDRQTVWMSHGDSVIRAPKNFCILSTSQDAVLSFCNRDRTIAGVQWHPEVKHSRFGKHTIKAFLSSFAAPNWDPEQTICGTVDSIRKTVGCKRVLCALSGGVDSVVAATLTHRAIGDRLRCVFVDHGLLRLNEREQVEEYCSSLGLNVSTYDASDCFLSALSGIRDSEQKRKVIGREFIACFSKLQERFDIKPHFLLQGTLYPDLVESGATPGGATIKSHHNVGGLSDNLGFELLEPLKYLFKDEVRKIGLQLGIPKHIVHRQPFPGPGLAIRIIGEVTNKKLSILRAADAIVRHELRDWTDIWQCPVILLSDVQSVGVRGDSRSCGFPIVIRPVSSDDAMTADWYRLPYDVLARISGRITNEIPEIVRVVLDITPKPPATIEWE; encoded by the coding sequence ATGAGACCTGTTCTTGTTGTTGATTTTGGCTCTCAATATTCGCAGCTTGTAGTCCGTGCGATAAGAGAGTGCGGGTATTACGCAGAGTTTGCATCCCCGAGTATTTCTGCTGCTGAATGTCTTGCCTTGTCCCCGATTGCCATATTTCTCTCTGGAGGGCCTGCTAGCGCATACAAAGATAATGCCCCCAAGCTTGACGAAGAGATTCTTAATTGTGGCATTCCCGTTTTTGGCATTTGCTACGGCTTTCAACTGCTTGCACAGGCATTCGGTGGATCTGTCAAAAAAGCAAATGCTCCAGAATACGGCCCTGCGGATATAACAATTGTCAACAAGGCGTTTTTTTCTGGCCAACCCGACCGCCAGACAGTGTGGATGAGCCATGGTGATAGTGTTATACGCGCTCCCAAAAATTTTTGCATTCTTTCAACTTCTCAGGATGCTGTTCTTTCATTTTGCAACCGTGATAGAACAATTGCTGGTGTGCAATGGCACCCGGAAGTAAAGCACAGCCGGTTTGGTAAACACACAATAAAAGCCTTTTTATCAAGTTTTGCCGCGCCAAACTGGGATCCAGAACAGACAATTTGTGGGACAGTTGACAGTATCCGCAAAACTGTTGGTTGTAAGAGGGTTTTGTGTGCTCTTAGCGGAGGAGTTGACTCTGTCGTTGCCGCAACACTCACACACCGTGCGATAGGCGATAGGCTGCGATGTGTTTTTGTTGATCATGGCCTTCTTCGGTTGAATGAGAGGGAGCAGGTTGAGGAGTATTGTTCATCTCTTGGTCTTAATGTGTCTACTTATGATGCCTCAGATTGTTTTCTGAGCGCCCTTTCAGGGATACGTGATTCTGAGCAAAAGCGTAAGGTAATTGGTCGCGAGTTTATTGCCTGTTTTTCAAAATTGCAAGAGCGATTTGATATAAAGCCGCACTTTCTCTTACAGGGCACGCTTTATCCGGATCTCGTTGAATCCGGAGCAACCCCGGGTGGCGCGACTATAAAAAGTCATCATAATGTTGGTGGCTTGTCGGATAATCTTGGTTTTGAATTATTAGAACCGCTGAAGTATCTTTTCAAGGATGAAGTGCGAAAAATTGGCCTTCAACTCGGTATACCTAAGCACATAGTGCACAGACAGCCCTTCCCTGGCCCTGGCCTTGCTATAAGAATAATTGGTGAGGTTACAAACAAGAAGCTGTCTATTCTGCGTGCGGCCGATGCAATTGTCAGGCATGAGTTGCGAGACTGGACTGATATCTGGCAGTGCCCAGTTATCTTACTATCTGACGTGCAATCAGTAGGCGTTCGCGGAGATAGTAGATCATGCGGCTTTCCGATTGTTATCCGGCCCGTTTCGTCTGATGACGCAATGACCGCGGATTGGTACCGATTACCATACGATGTTCTTGCACGAATTTCTGGTCGTATAACAAACGAAATTCCTGAAATCGTGCGTGTTGTTCTTGATATCACACCCAAGCCCCCAGCAACGATAGAGTGGGAGTAG
- a CDS encoding alpha/beta hydrolase: MNNFDASAPIDECRVLGHVNENRFLLLAMHGYSGNNQVMYDTVKSFMPQEIQAGISIVSLRAPIDLSSVSESPDEGFAWFLFDESDSYKNSYKTLSQSAKQILSWLDTKKPAGIGLLGFSQGGAMCMELLRAAPEKFDFAVNISGFVWGPPRRDDSVLAGGLEKRVRYGDSLVTERRRTEVFWGLGKEDTILPYKVWEATQAWLLSVTNPEIRIYPELAHKICDEEVRDISSFLLRHLENRVGRITPAIRCRWKEQDLTGKNVVLLLHGYGSSESELIRWTGPSAAQVSLDEQTEQYLPENTTYISLQGPIPEAMGYAWFDRNATDVGDAVNSVVNWFCDLVQTFGKPARVGLLGFSQGGAVCIELLLRHPELFDLAVVLSGFAVGSTTSYAKKPVLWIRGDSDSVIDENRVLSTKYVLEKSSELTEECLSGLTHEITPEVIARASKYLRAHL, translated from the coding sequence GTGAATAACTTTGACGCAAGCGCCCCCATTGATGAATGCAGAGTGCTCGGTCATGTGAATGAGAACCGCTTCTTACTATTAGCGATGCATGGATACAGTGGGAATAATCAGGTTATGTACGACACGGTCAAAAGTTTTATGCCGCAAGAGATTCAGGCTGGAATCAGTATCGTCTCCCTGAGGGCGCCAATTGATCTCTCAAGCGTCAGTGAAAGCCCCGACGAAGGATTTGCCTGGTTTCTGTTTGATGAATCTGATTCATATAAAAATTCATATAAAACACTTTCGCAGAGCGCGAAACAGATTCTTAGCTGGCTGGATACAAAAAAACCAGCTGGTATTGGGCTTCTTGGTTTTAGTCAAGGCGGGGCAATGTGCATGGAGCTCTTGCGAGCGGCACCCGAGAAATTTGACTTTGCGGTCAATATAAGTGGATTTGTCTGGGGTCCGCCTAGGAGAGATGACAGTGTTCTGGCCGGAGGTCTTGAAAAAAGAGTTCGCTACGGCGATTCTCTTGTGACAGAAAGGCGTAGAACAGAGGTTTTCTGGGGTCTTGGAAAAGAAGACACGATACTGCCATACAAGGTATGGGAGGCAACCCAGGCCTGGCTTCTTAGCGTAACAAATCCTGAAATACGTATATACCCAGAGCTTGCCCACAAGATCTGCGACGAAGAAGTGCGTGATATATCGTCGTTTCTCCTTCGGCATCTTGAGAATCGGGTGGGTCGTATAACTCCAGCGATTCGTTGCAGATGGAAAGAGCAAGACCTAACTGGTAAAAATGTAGTTCTTTTGCTGCACGGATATGGCTCATCAGAGAGTGAACTTATTCGATGGACTGGCCCCTCGGCGGCGCAAGTGAGCCTGGATGAACAGACAGAACAGTATCTTCCTGAAAATACGACCTATATATCACTGCAGGGACCCATACCAGAGGCAATGGGATACGCGTGGTTTGACAGGAATGCGACTGATGTAGGTGATGCAGTTAATTCTGTTGTTAATTGGTTTTGTGATTTGGTGCAAACTTTTGGCAAACCAGCCAGGGTTGGGCTTCTTGGTTTTAGTCAAGGCGGGGCTGTTTGCATTGAGTTGCTATTGAGACATCCGGAACTATTTGATTTGGCTGTTGTTTTGAGTGGCTTTGCCGTTGGGTCAACCACTTCTTACGCAAAAAAACCAGTCCTCTGGATACGCGGTGACTCTGACTCTGTAATAGATGAGAATCGCGTTCTGTCAACCAAATACGTATTGGAGAAGTCTTCAGAACTCACCGAAGAATGCCTGAGTGGGCTCACGCATGAAATAACCCCAGAAGTGATTGCCCGCGCGAGTAAATATCTCAGAGCTCACCTTTGA
- a CDS encoding DUF3817 domain-containing protein, with protein MPKGSSEQEPVRQPVCPGDNSVLSAFRMYRAASSITGVLLILVCVEMFLKYILGVQVFALTGGALVELYHVDAPEPSGLNLSVMTLIFHGWFYVFYLWSDLYLWSKVRFGFALFIVIALGGVVPLMSFVVERYVYKKLSKRFVST; from the coding sequence TTGCCTAAGGGTTCCTCTGAACAAGAGCCTGTACGTCAACCCGTCTGTCCGGGTGATAATTCCGTGCTCTCTGCCTTTAGGATGTATCGCGCTGCATCCAGCATAACTGGGGTGCTTCTAATCTTGGTCTGCGTTGAGATGTTCCTCAAATATATATTGGGAGTGCAGGTTTTTGCACTGACTGGTGGTGCTTTGGTCGAGCTCTATCATGTAGATGCCCCTGAGCCATCAGGGCTTAACTTATCCGTTATGACCCTGATATTCCATGGTTGGTTTTATGTTTTCTATTTGTGGTCTGATCTCTATCTCTGGAGTAAGGTCCGTTTTGGATTTGCACTATTTATCGTTATCGCTCTCGGCGGGGTTGTGCCTCTTATGAGTTTTGTGGTCGAGCGGTATGTTTACAAGAAACTTTCAAAACGGTTTGTGTCGACATGA
- the guaB gene encoding IMP dehydrogenase, which yields MHLHKLSGVGLTYDDVMLVPGRSDVLPSQVNFGSFLTRRIRLSAPLVSAAMDTVTESGMAVAMARLGGVGVIHRNMSIADQAEHVTRVKLSESGMITRPVSVSPDLTLEEVEQRCSRYKISGFPVVDEDNTLLGIVTSRDMWPYRHEHRASVRVSEVMTRSPLITASPNISSEEARDLLYKHRLEKLPLVDEHGRLFGLITVKDFVNRQRYPFATKDKNGCLIVGAAIGFFGDAYDRALALAAAGVDFIVVDTANGYSDGALKMINRLKNDSTFADIDIIGGNVATGDGAKALIDSGADAVKVGIGPGSICTTRVIAGVGVPQITAIYECAQTSSVPIIADGGLHYSGDIAKALVAGAKSVMLGGLLAGCDESPGELISRGGKQYKIYRGMGSAGAMQARASYSRDRYFQHDLDSHPIAEGVEGQVPHTGSVSTVFYQLLGGLRQSMFYVGCRDINELQDKGRFVRITSAGLKESHPHDIEMIVETPNYRT from the coding sequence GTGCACCTCCATAAGCTTTCCGGAGTTGGGCTCACGTATGACGATGTTATGCTCGTTCCTGGGCGCTCTGATGTTTTGCCCAGTCAGGTTAACTTCGGTAGTTTTCTCACCCGGCGTATAAGACTCTCGGCGCCGCTTGTGTCGGCTGCGATGGATACCGTTACAGAGTCTGGTATGGCTGTTGCGATGGCCCGTCTTGGTGGTGTTGGGGTTATCCATCGCAATATGTCGATTGCGGACCAGGCAGAGCACGTAACTCGTGTAAAGCTGAGTGAGTCGGGCATGATCACGAGGCCCGTTTCTGTTTCTCCCGATCTGACCTTGGAGGAAGTCGAGCAGCGCTGTTCGCGTTACAAGATATCCGGATTCCCTGTGGTCGATGAGGATAATACCCTGCTTGGGATAGTTACAAGCCGCGATATGTGGCCCTATAGGCACGAGCATCGCGCTTCTGTCCGTGTTTCAGAGGTGATGACGAGGTCTCCCCTAATTACCGCTTCGCCAAATATATCTTCAGAGGAAGCACGGGACTTGCTCTACAAGCACAGACTGGAGAAGCTGCCGCTTGTGGATGAGCATGGTCGACTCTTTGGTCTTATTACGGTAAAGGATTTTGTAAACCGCCAGCGTTATCCGTTTGCAACCAAGGACAAGAATGGATGCCTGATCGTTGGTGCAGCAATTGGCTTCTTTGGTGATGCATATGACAGAGCCCTTGCTTTGGCTGCTGCAGGTGTTGATTTCATTGTCGTTGATACGGCCAATGGTTATTCTGATGGAGCCCTGAAGATGATAAATCGCCTGAAAAACGATTCAACCTTTGCCGACATTGACATAATTGGTGGTAATGTCGCGACCGGTGATGGTGCGAAGGCACTGATTGACTCTGGCGCTGATGCTGTTAAGGTTGGGATTGGCCCGGGTTCGATTTGTACCACCCGGGTTATAGCAGGTGTTGGGGTTCCGCAGATAACGGCTATATACGAGTGCGCGCAAACATCATCGGTTCCAATAATTGCGGATGGTGGACTGCATTATTCTGGCGATATCGCAAAAGCCCTGGTTGCCGGGGCCAAGTCCGTTATGTTGGGCGGACTTCTCGCCGGTTGTGATGAAAGCCCGGGGGAGTTAATATCCCGTGGTGGGAAGCAGTACAAGATCTACAGAGGAATGGGTTCTGCAGGCGCCATGCAGGCCAGGGCATCCTACTCTCGTGATAGATATTTTCAGCATGATCTGGATTCGCACCCCATTGCCGAGGGTGTTGAAGGGCAAGTGCCACATACCGGTTCTGTCAGCACGGTTTTTTACCAATTACTGGGAGGGCTCAGGCAGTCTATGTTTTATGTCGGCTGCAGGGATATCAATGAACTGCAGGATAAAGGTCGGTTTGTAAGAATCACCTCAGCTGGACTAAAAGAGTCACATCCGCATGATATTGAAATGATTGTCGAAACCCCAAACTACAGAACGTAG
- the groES gene encoding co-chaperone GroES, which produces MSFAIKPLGDRVVIRPADAEQVTASGLVIPDTAQERPQEGEVVAVGPGSLNDDGNRVPLDVSVGDRVIYARYGGTEVKLGDDEYTILASRDVLAVVHR; this is translated from the coding sequence GTGTCATTTGCAATTAAACCACTCGGCGATCGTGTAGTTATCAGACCGGCCGATGCGGAGCAGGTTACAGCAAGCGGTTTGGTTATTCCCGATACCGCGCAGGAGCGCCCTCAGGAGGGTGAAGTTGTTGCCGTCGGTCCCGGTTCTCTTAACGACGATGGGAATCGTGTCCCGCTTGATGTTTCTGTCGGCGATCGCGTTATCTACGCGCGCTATGGTGGTACCGAGGTTAAACTGGGCGATGACGAGTACACGATCTTGGCTTCAAGGGATGTGCTCGCGGTTGTTCATCGGTAA